The genomic stretch CCGGCCACGAGTTCAGCCATGTTGCCCACCGCGACACCCTGATCAACATGCGGCTCTCCTGCGCCGTGGCGGGCGTGATGCTGATCGCCCTGATCGGCCGCGTCATGCTGCAGGTGGCCGGGCGCGTCGCGACTTCCCCCGTCGTCTCCAGGGGAAAGAATGACAAGGGCGGTGCGGCGGCCGGATTCCTCGCGATCGGACTCGCACTGCTGGTCGTCGGCGGCATCGGCGCCTTCTTCGGACGCATCCTGCAGGCCGCGGTCAGCCGCCAGCGCGAGTTCCTCGCCGACGCCTCCGCGGTGCAGTATTCGCGGAACCCCGCGGGCATCGCCGCGGCGCTGAGGAAAATAGGCTCGCTCCCCTTCGCGCCGATCAAGGCGACCAGCGCCTCCGGACTGAACCACTTCTTCTTCTCCAAGTCGATTCATTCCTGGCTCTCCTCCCATCCGCCGCTGGCGGAGCGCATCCGGCGGATCGAGCAGACGGGTTTCGTCGACGAAATCTCCGGCGCGCGATCGCAGCCCTCGCCGATCGCTTCGGCGGCCCAGACCGCCACGGCGCAGAGCGCGTCGCTTGTCGGAGGAAGCGCCGTCACCATCGCGAGAATCCACGACGCCGTCGCCGCCAGCGCCATTCCCAAGGAATCGCTTGACCGGGCCCGCACATTGATGGGGCAGATTCCCGCCGGCCTGCGCGATGCGGCCCGCGAACCGCTCGATGTCCAGGCGGTGCTTCTGCTGCTGGTCACCGGTTCCGCCGCACGCTCGAAAATTCGATCGCTGGTGCAGAAGCAGCTCGGCGATCCCATGGCCGAGTGCTGGGACCGGATCGCGCCGCTGATGGCCAATCTTCCCGACGAGATCCGCCTCGTCGTGCTGGATCTCTGCGTGCCCACGCTGACGCACCTCTCCAAGCAGCAGTATCTGGCCTTTCGCGCGGCGCTCACCGAAGCGATTCGCTCCGACGGCCAGATCGACCTCTTCGAGTGGATGCTGCAGGCCGTGCTCACCCGCAGGATCGAGACTCGATTCGGCGCCCTCCCCTCAAGGCCGGGGCGCTACTCGCTGGCGAATTGTTCCAAGGAAATACGGATCGCGCTGGGCACGCTGGCCAACGCCGGTGGCGCCGCACAGGCGCCGCAGGCCTTCGCCCGCGGCATCGCCGAGTGCGATCTGGAGGGAATGTCGTTTCCGAATGCCTCCGAGTGCACGCTCGATGCGCTGCATCTTTCACTTGAGCGGCTGGACGAAGTCGCGCCGCACGACCGCGAAATGCTCGCCCGGGCCTTGATCTCCACCGCCACCTCCGATGGCACGTTCACCACGCAGGAACTGCTCCTGCTGCGGGCCTTCTCGGCGCGGCTGGATGTGCCCCTGCCGATGCTCTCGCCGTAAGATGCCGCCGTGATGCGCCGCACACTTCTCGCGACAACGATGTTCCTGCTGCTGGTCGCCTGCGCCTCGGCGCGGCCCAAGCCGGTCGAGGCTGTCGAGGGCCGCATGCCCCAGCTTGTGGGCCGCTGGATCTTCTCTCCCGGCGACAGCACGCTGTCGCACGATTCCAAGGCCGCCGAGGGCGAGGAGGCGATCGAGAGCCCGATCGGCGCCACGCTCTCTCTGGGCGAGGGTGGAGTCATGACGGCCCGCGCCGGCGAATTCGTGCGCCGCGGCACCTGGAAAATTGTCAATGGCATGCTCCGGATGATCATCGATCCCCCGCCGGAGCGGCGCGAATTGTCGATGACTCCGCTGGTCGAGGTCGACCGGCTCACGCTGACGGGCTCCGACGGCGCCATCCTGGTCTATCAGCGCGATCCCTTTGTGGCGATTCCAGGCGCCGCAATGCCTGCAGCCACAGTTCCCGCTGCCGCCGCGACTCCGCACGCCAAATGAAAGACCGATTCGAACATGCGAATTGATCCCCGTCCGCAGATCTGGGTCATTCGACACGCCGAGACGGAATGGAGCCTCAACGGCCGGCACACCGGGCGCACCGACATTCCGCTGACCGCGCGCGGCGACGAGGCGGCGCGAGAGTTGAAACCCTGGATCGACAAGGTTGCGTTTGGAACCGTCCTGTCCAGTCCGCGCGCCCGCGCCCTGCGCACCGCCGATCTCTGCGGGCTGGGCAAGCAGGTTGCGATCGAACCTCTGCTGGCCGAGTGGGACTATGGCGACTTCGAGGGATGGACCTCGCTGGAGATCGCCGCCAAGAATCCCGGCTGGGATCTCTGGCACAATGGCTGCCCCGGCGGCGAGCAGCTGTCCGATGTTCATGATCGCGCCGAACAATTGCTGGATCGCTGCAGGGACATGACGGGAAACATCGCCCTCTTCACCCACGGCCACTTCGCGCGGGTGCTCATCGCCACCTGGCTTGAATTGCCCGTCACCCGCGGCCGCAGCTTCGCCATCCGCGCCGGCAGCGTGAACGTGCTCGGCTGGGAGCACATCAACAAAGTCATCTGGAGCATGGGCGCCGTTCCCTCGGGACCGGGAGTCGGGCGATGAGTCCGGATGCGCGAGATCCGCTGCGGCTGGAGTATTCGAATGGCGGCGTTGTGGGGGCTTCGGATAATTCCGTGGCCGCGATCACCCTGAATGATCCCGACCGACACAACGCGCTGGGTCGCTCCATGTTCGACGCGCTCGAGCGGGCATTGGCGGATGTCCAGAGGAATTGCGGAATGACTCTGGGCGATCTCGCCGCAAATCCGGATTTTTCCGCGGACGCGCCGACGCGCGTCGTGGTGCTCTGCGCCAAGGGTCTTTCCTTCTGCTCCGGATTCGACCTTCGCACCGTGGCAAACGACGCGGATCCCGCCCAACCCGTGCTGGCGGACTTTCTGAGCAGGCTCAATCGCTGCATTGAAACCTTGTCCCAGCTTCCCGCAATCACCATCGCCGCTGTCCAGGGCGTGGCGCTGGCGGGCGGCTGCGCATTGGTTTCCGCCTGCGATTTCGTCATCGCCACACCGAACGCTCAATTCGGATATCCGACTCATGCCATCGGCCTGTCGCCGGCCGTCAGCGGCCCGACGCTCGCCTCGCGCGTGGGTCTTGGCCCGGCGCGCCGACTGATGCTGGGCGGACAGCTGGTCGACGGCACGCGGGCTTTCGAGATTGGACTCGCTTCCCAGTTGGTCGCGACCACGCTCGAAAAGGAAACCGAGGCGCTCACGGGTGCGCTTCTCAGCAAGGGGCCACACGCGCTTCGGGCGACCAAGTGGTGGCTGCGGCAACTCGATCCCCTGGTTCAAAAATCGCATCGGGCCAACTCACTGGCGGCGAGCCTTTCCGGAGTTGGTGGAAGCGAGAGCATCGATCGCGTTGCCGCCATCTGGAAGAAGCGCGCGTCGGACGCGTAGCAGATCGCCCCGGGCATTCGCTACTCTTTCACGCATGGGCGAGCTGGTCAAGAGCAACTTCACTGCGGGCGCGGGCATTGTTGAGCTCACCCTGAATCGCCCCGACGCCCGCAACGCGCTGAGCTTTGAACTGGTCCAGGAGCTCGAGGCCGCCGTCGCTGCGGTCGCCTCCAATGCCGCGGCGCGAGTTCTCATTCTGCGCGGCGAGGGAAAGTCATTCTGCGCCGGCATGGATCTGCGCGGCGTGCTTGACGACGCCAAGAAGATGGGCCTGATGCTGCATGGGCTGGCCCGCATCGAGCTCGCACTTCGCAAGCTTTCCATTCCGGTGATCGCAGCCGTGCAAGGCGCGGCGATCGGTGGTGGATGCGGTCTGGTGGTCGCCGCTGATTTCGCCATCACGCACGCGGAGGCGAAGCTGGGCTACCCCGAGGTCGGTTTGGGCGTCTGCCCCGCGGTGGTCGCACCCTTCCTGATCTCGAAGATCGGCGCCGGCCGCGCCCGCGCGATGCTGCTCGCGGGCGGCCTGATCAACGGCACCGAAGCGGTGCGCATCGGACTGGCAACCCATCTGGCCCCGACTGATCAGATTGACGCAACGGCGCGCGAGCTTGCAACCAAGCTGGCCGGCGGTGGACCCAAAGCGATGGGCGCGACCAAGCGCAGCCTGCACGAGCTCGACGAATTGCTCAACGACACCGTCCTCTCCAAGGCCGCGGAACTTTCCGCCAGCCTCATCGCCGGACGCGAGGCCCAGGAGCGGCTGCGCGCCCGATTCGCCCCCGCCCCGAAGTGAACCATGGATCAGACTCCGCTTCCCGTTGAAATTCGTCCGGACCAGATTGCCGTGCTGTCGCTCATTCCCAATCCCGCGAAGCCGCGCGGCGGCGTGGTGGTGCTCGACCGCTGGCTGATCGATGCGCTGGACCACTCACTGCAGAGCCTGGCCAAGCAACCGCTGCGCGGACTGGTCCTTCGCAGCGCCAGCGATCGCGTCTTCGTCGCCGGCGCGGACCTCGCGGAAATCGACGCCCTCAACGACGCCGACCTCGACGGCTATCTGCGGGCGGGTTCGGTGGCCTTCGGCCGGATCAACAAGCTACCCTTCGCCAGCGCCGCTCTCATTCACAAGGCGGCCCTTGGCGGCGGTCTCGAGCTGGCCATGCATTGCGACGCGCTGGTCGGCGCGACTCCCGCGGCCGGCGAAAAAAGCTGGAAGGTCGGGCTGCCCGAATGCGGTCTGGGCATTTGTCCGGGCTGGGGCGGCACGATGATGCTCGCGGCCCGCATCGACGCCGCGAAGGCGATCCCGGCCACCTGTGCCGGCGCGCCCTTCGATGCCGCGGACATTCCCCCCGGCCTTTTCGCTGCGCACTATGCGGCGAATGAAAATGGAGTCGAAGCCGCCGCATCCTGGATCCGCGCCCATCCGCGAACAACGCCCCGCGCCACGCCGATCTCCGTCGCCGATCCCGCGCTGCGCGACCGCGCTAGCGCCGCGCTGCAAAGCGTCGCAAATGATCTTCCCAAGACCGCCGCCTCCCGCGCCGTGGTCGACTCCATCGAGGCAGGAATCCATGGCGGCTTCGACGCCGGCGTGGCGCGCGAGCAGAAGCACTTGATTGCGTTGCGGCATACTCCCGAGGCCCGCGCCAAGCTCGAAGCCTTTTTGAAGCGATAAGCGCTGCCGCCTCCGCCGGCTGCATGCATATTTATGAATTCCTTGCATTACGCGCACATTCCGGGGTTGATCCCCCACTCCGACGCGTGTTGAATAGGCTTCCCGCCGCCGCACCATTCCAGGAGATCGATCATGACCGCCACCAATCTTGCCAAAGACCTGAAGAACCTCTCCGAGAAGGATCGCAAGCAGATCGAGCAGGCGCAGGAAATGATCGGGCCCGATCCCACCAAGATGGGGCTGGTCAAGAACTATTTCTGGGGAAATTTCCGCGAGAGCGTCGCCTTCCCCTACCCCGAGAGCTCCGCCGAGGAGACCGCCCGCTGCGACCAGCTGCTGGCGGCGCTTGAGCAATACCTCAAGAGCGAGCATCCCGCGATCGAGATCGACCAGAAGCAGGAGATCCCGGAGTGGGTGGTGCGCAAACTCTTCGAGCTCGGCGCGCTGGGCATGACCATCCCCAAGAACCACGGCGGCGGTGGCTTCGGCATCACCAGCTACAACCGCTCGCTCGAGCTCATTGGCCGCTACTGCGGCAGCACGGCCGTCATGGTCAGCGCCCACCAGAGCATCGGCTGCAAGGCGCTCATGCTCTTCGGCAACGAGAAGCAGAAGGCCACCTTCCTGCCGCGCATGGCCAAGGACACCCTCTCGGCGTTCTGCCTGAGCGAGCCCAACGTCGGCTGCGACGCGGGCGGCCAGGAGACGCACTGCGAGATCAGCCCCTGCGGAAACTTCTACATCCTCAACGGCGAAAAGAAGTGGGCCACCAGCGCCGCCCTCGCCGGCTTCTTCACCGTGATGACCAAGCAGCGCATCAAGGACCCGAAGTCTGGAAAAGAAAAAGACGCGGTGACCGCCCTCATCTGCACCCCCGACATGGATGGCGTGGAGATCTTCAGCCGCAACCGCTCCAAGTGCGGCATCCGCGGCACCTGGCAGGCCCGCATCCGATTCACCAACGTCAAGGTTCCCAAGGAGAATCTGCTCCACAAGGAGGGCGGCGGCCTGAAGGTGGCGCTCTCCTGCCTGAACTACGGCCGCTGCACGCTCAGTGCCGGCATGCTCGGCGGCGCCGCTTACTCCTACGAGCAGGCCTGCAAGTGGGCGAAGTACCGCTACCAGTTCGACCGGCCCATCGGTGAATTCGACCTGATCCAGGAAAAGATCGCCCGCATGGGCGCGCGGCTCTACGCCATGGATGCGATCCTCTACATGACCACCGGATTCCTGGACCGCCACGACGAGGACATCATGCTGGAGACCGCGATGTGCAAGGTCTTCTGCAGCGAGATGGGCTTCCGCATCGTCGACGACACCATGCAGATCATGGGCGGCGAGAGCTACATCAGCGAGAACGGCGTGGAGCGCATCTGGCGCGACTCGCGCATCAACATCATCGTGGAAGGCGCCAACGAGGTCATGCACAGCTTCATCTTCGCCTACGGCTCGAAGCAGTTGGGCGAGTGGATGCTCTCCGTCCGCTCCAACCCCTTCAAGGCGATCGGCAGCGCCATGAAGATCGGCAGCGAGGTCTATCTTGGCGTCCGCGGCGGCCTTCCCAAGATCGAGAAGCTGCACCCGCGCCTGCGCCGCTTCGGCTACGCCGTCATGCAGCGCATCCGCGAGCATGGCCACCAGGTCAAGCTGGCCTTCAAGGAGCACGAGGAGAAGCTGGTCTCCAACCAGACCGTGCAGATGCGCCTCTCCATGTGCGCTCTGTGGATCCACGCCATGGTCTGCTCGCTCAGCAAGCTCGACCGCGCCCTGCGCCACGGCCTGGAGGGCGAGGCGCTGCAGCACGACCTGGCCATGGTTGAGCATCTGGTGGCGATGGCGGAGCTGGAGATCGACGCGGAAATCCGCGCCCTGCACCACAACACCGACCAGACCATGAAGCGGGCGGCCGCGGCGGCGATGAAGCGCTCCGATCTGCTGCCCAACGGCGCCTACTCCATCCCCGAGCGCACGCTTGACCTGAAGGCACGCGGCACCGGACAGAAATTCAACCAGACCCACATCCCGCAGTTCGGCTCGGGAAGCACTTTCAAGGGCCAGAAGATCGGCTCGTAAGATCGCGGCGGCATTGTTGTCTCACCACCCCACACAGAGGAATCGCTCATGAAACTTTTCGAAATGCTCGAGGCTCACGGACACGAACGGCTGACCTTCCACCACGATCCGGCCACGGGCCTCCGCGCCATCATCGCGATCCACAGCACCGTGCTGGGCAACGCCCTGGGCGGGACGCGCCGCTGGGCCTACGCCGACGAGGCTGAGGCGATCCGCGACGTGCTGCGCCTCTCCGAGGGCATGACCTACAAGTCCGCCGCCGCCGACCTGCCGATGGGCGGCGCCAAGAGCGTGATCCTGGCCAAGCCGGGGCAGACCGCGACTCGGGCCGAGGGGCTCGCCATGGGCCGCTTCGTCGACACCATGAACGGCACCTACATCGCCGCTGAAGATGTCGGCGTGACGCCGCAGTTCTGCGACTGGATGGCCGAGGAGAGCCAGCATGTGATGGGCGGCGAGACCGTCAGCCACGGCGGAGACCCGAGTCCCTACACGGCGCAGGGCTGCTTCAACGCGATGAAGGCCTGCCTCAAGCACCTGGGCCGCAAGGTCGATTTCGCCGGCCTGACCGTCGGCGTGCAGGGTGTCGGCGCCACCGGCTACCGCGTGGCCAAGCTCTGCAAGGAAGCCGGCGCCAAGGTCATCGCCAGCGATGTCAATCGCGGCGCGCTGGAGAAGGCCGTCAAGGAGTTGGGCATCTCCGCCGTCGGCGAGAGCGAAAACATCTTCAACACCAAGGTGGACATCCTCGCCCCCTGCGCCCTGGGCGGCGTGCTGGATGACCGCACCATCACGCACCTGAAGTGTGAAATGGTCTGCGGCACCGCCAACAACCAGTTGCTCCACGCGATCGACGATGGCGCCCGCCTGAAGAAGTGCGGCATCCTCTACGGGCCGGACTTTGTGGTGAACGCGGGCGGCCTGATCCGCCTGGCCGGCCTCTACCTCGGCATGACCGAATCGCAGATCAACCAGAAGATCGAGCAGATCGAGCACACCACGACCTCCGTGTTCAAGGAGGCCGCCCACGCCCACAGCACCCACGAGGCCGCCGTCTCCTACGCCAAGCGCCGCATCGAGCAGGGACGCAAGACTCCCACGACACCCAAGCGGGTCGCCACCACCGCATGAGGAACGCAGCGACGCCCGGTACACTTTTCACCTAAGCCGCGGTTGCCTTCGCAACACGCCGCCCGTCTCGAGGACATCGCCATGCCGATCAAGAGTGCTTTCACCACCTCCATTGACCACGTCTCCATCCTCGACGCCGAGGCCCGCTTCGACGAGAAGCTCGGCGCGGGCCTGATCCCCGACGCGGACCTGGTCAAGCTCTACGAGCACATGTGCATCTGCCGCCAACTGGACGAGGTGGCCTTTAAGCTGCAGCGCTCCGGCCGCATGGGCACCTTCCCGCAGAACATGGGCCAGGAGGCCACCAGCATGGGCGCGGCCTACGCGCTGGAGAAGACTGACTGGCTGGTGCCCTGCTACCGCGAGAACGCCGGATTGATCTGGCGCGGCATGCCGATGGAAATGATTTTGCTGCACTGGATGGGCGACGAGCGCGGCAACGCAATTCCGCGCGAACTGCACTGCATGCCGCTGGCGATCCCGATCGGGACGCAGATGCTGCACGCCACCGGCCTGGCCTGGGCCGCCAAGTATCGCGGCGAGAAGCGCCTGGCCTGCACCTTCTTCGGCGACGGTGCAACGAGCGAAGGCGACTTCCACGAGGCGATGAACTTCGCGGCCAACCTGGACATTCCGGTGATCTTCTTCTGCCAAAACAACTTCTGGGCGATCAGTGTGCCGGGCAAGATTCAGTGCTCCGCCCCCACCATCGCTCAGCGCGCGGTCGCCTACGGCATGGACACCATCCAGTGCGACGGCAACGACATCTTCGCGGTGGTGCACTGCGTGCGCCAGGCCGCCAAGCTCGCCCGCGAGAAGGGCCGCCCCTTCTTCATCGAGGCAGTCACCTACCGCCTTGGCGATCACACCACCGCCGACGACGCCCGCCGCTACCGCGAGCAGGCCGAAGTGGATTCCTGGAAGGCGCGCGACCCGATCATCCGCATCCGCAAGTTCCTGACCGCGAAGAAGCTGTGGGACGATGCGAAGGAAGCGGCGCTCGCCGAGCGCGCCGAGCGCGAAGTCGCCGCCGCGGTCGAGCGCGCCGAGGGCATCGCCGCCCCCAATCGCACCGACTTCTTCAACCACATGTACGCGACCATCCCGCCCGACCTGGCCCTGCAGCGCGACACCGCGCAGACCCACGGCATCGGACAGGATCCATCCCAAATCGAAGGCGCGGTCATCGAGCTGCCCGCCAAGTCCGCTCACTAAGAGGCAACACAATGGCAAATCTCACACTGGTGCAGGCAATCAACTTGGCGCTCATCCAGGAAATGGAGCGCGACGACCGCGTGCTGATCCTCGGCGAGGATGTCGGCCCCAACGGCGGCGTCTTCCGCGTCACCGAGGGTCTGCACAAGCGCTTCGGCTCCAAGCGCGTGGTCGACACGCCGCTGGCCGAGAGCGGCATCATCGGCACCAGCATCGGCCTGGCCATCGCGGGCCTGCGCCCGATTCCGGAGATTCAGTTCGAGGGATTCCTGGGCCCCGCCTACGACCAGATCTGCAGCCACGCGGCCCGCATGCGCACCCGCACGCGCGGGGCGATGACCATTCCGCTGACGGTGCGCGTGCCGGTGGGCGGCGGCATCCACGCGCCGGAGCTCCACTCCGACAGCCCGGAGAGCATCTACATCCACCAGCCCGGCCTGAAGGTGGTCATGCCCAGCAGCCCCTATGACGCGAAGGGCCTGCTGATTTCCGCGATCCGCGATCCCGATCCCGTCATGTTCTTCGAGCCCAAGCGCATCTACCGCGCCTTCCGCGAGGAGGTGCCCGAGGACGAGTACACCCTGCCGCTGGGCAAGGCCCGCGTGGTCTGCGAGGGCGACGCGATGACGGTCGTGAGCTGGGGCTCCAGCGTGGTGCAGTGCATGCAGGCCATCGAGCGCAGCGGCCGGTCGATCGAACTGATTGATCTGCGCACTCTCTATCCCTTCGACATGGATGCGGTGGAGGCCAGCGTGAAGAAGACGGGCCGCTGCGTGATCGTGCATGAGGCCCCCAAGACCTGTGGCTTCGGCGCCGAAATCGCGGCCCGGATCATGGAGCGATGCTTCCTCTATCTGGAGTCCCCGGTGCAGCGCGTCGCCGGCTTCGACACCATCATGCCCTACTACAAGCTTGAGCTCGACTACATGCCCGACGCCGACCGCATCGCGCGGGCGATCGAAGAGACCGCCGCGTACTAATTGGAGAACTTCACATGGCTGGCGTAAAGCAACCCGACGACAAGAGTCACTTCATCCTTCCCGATCTGGGCGAGGGTGTCCACGAGGCCGAGCTGATCAAGTGGCGCGTGGCTGTCGGCGACACGGTGAAGGAACACCAGACCATGGCGGAGATGGAGACCGACAAGGCGCTGGTCGAAGTGCCCAGCCCGTGGGCCGGCGTGATCGGCGAGCTCTGCGGCAAGGCGGGCGACACCATCCTGGTCGGGAGCGTGCTGGTTCGCTATGCCAAGAGCGGGGCCTCTCCCGCCGGCACGGACCGGGTGGTTGCCGCGACCGCCGCCACGGCGGCCAAGAATCACACGGTGCCCGCGCCTGTCGCCCCGGTTTCGAACAATGAAGATGCCGGAACCGTGGTCGGAAACGTGAGCGGTTCGCTGGGCGTTCCCAGCCGATTCGCCCGCCAACCCGAACATGAAAGCGTTTCATCGGGGGCCTCGCGCTCCCTCGCCACTCCCGCGGTGCGCCGGATCGCCCGCGAACTGGGCGTCAACATCCAGCAGGTCCGCGGAACGGGCCGCGGCGGGCGCGTCACGGCGAGCGATATCCAGGCGGTGAGCAGCGGCGCCGCCGACGTCGCCCGCGAAACCACGGCCTCGCGCGTCACGGTGGCCCAGCCCATTGCGCGCTCCGCCCCAAGCGAATCGCCAGTGACCACCACCGCGATGGCGATCAACTATCCCTCCGTCTCCCGCGAGGGGGTCAAGGAGACCATCGCCTTCCGCGGCATCCGCCGCAAGATCGCCCAAGCCCTGGACCTTTCGGTGAAGACCGCGGTGCACTTCACCGTGGTCGACAGCGCCGACATCACCAAGCTCGACCGCAAGCGCCGCGAGTACGCGGCGGCGCTGGGATCGAAGCTGAGCATGCTGCCCTTCGTCATGCTGGCGGTCTGCAAGGCGCTGCGCAAGCACCCCACGCTCAACGCCAACGTGGACGACGCCAACGAGGAGATCCTGATCAAGGATCCGATCCATCTCGGCTGCGCCGTCGACACCGATCACGGACTCATGGTGCCGGTGCTCCGCAACGCGCAGACCAAGAGCGTCGGCGAGCTGGCCACGCTGGTGAAGCAGCTCGCCCAGTCCTGCAAGGAGCGCACCGTCGCCCGCGAGGACCTGGTCGGCGGAACCTTCACGATGAGCAATGTCGGCAGCTACGGCGGCGCATTCGCGACCCCGATCATCAACTATCCGGAGGTGGCCATCCTGGCCGTGGGCCGCGCCAAGGAGCAGGTGCTGACCAAGGACGGGGCCTTCTATGCCGGACTGGTGCTGCCGCTGAGCCTTTCCTGCGACCACCGCATCGTGGATGGCGCCGAGGGCGCCCGCTTCCTGAACACGGTGCTGGGGCTGCTGGAAAATCCCGACAAGCTGCTGGCCTGACGCCGCCCGAAAATCACCGGCGGCTTCGATTCATCAATTCACGGCCATTGGTTAGACTGTGGGCATGAAGAGGTTTTTTGCGGCGGTTCTCATGATGGCGGCCTCGATCACCCCGGCCGCGCTGGCCCGTGGCGACGCTCCGCCGATGCCCGACCTGAACAATCCCTCCGGATGGCCGCTGGTCGGCTACGGCCTGGCCTTCCTGCTGGTGGGCGGCGCCGT from Planctomycetota bacterium encodes the following:
- a CDS encoding 2-oxo acid dehydrogenase subunit E2 — translated: MAGVKQPDDKSHFILPDLGEGVHEAELIKWRVAVGDTVKEHQTMAEMETDKALVEVPSPWAGVIGELCGKAGDTILVGSVLVRYAKSGASPAGTDRVVAATAATAAKNHTVPAPVAPVSNNEDAGTVVGNVSGSLGVPSRFARQPEHESVSSGASRSLATPAVRRIARELGVNIQQVRGTGRGGRVTASDIQAVSSGAADVARETTASRVTVAQPIARSAPSESPVTTTAMAINYPSVSREGVKETIAFRGIRRKIAQALDLSVKTAVHFTVVDSADITKLDRKRREYAAALGSKLSMLPFVMLAVCKALRKHPTLNANVDDANEEILIKDPIHLGCAVDTDHGLMVPVLRNAQTKSVGELATLVKQLAQSCKERTVAREDLVGGTFTMSNVGSYGGAFATPIINYPEVAILAVGRAKEQVLTKDGAFYAGLVLPLSLSCDHRIVDGAEGARFLNTVLGLLENPDKLLA